The Candidatus Izemoplasma sp. genome has a window encoding:
- the priA gene encoding primosomal protein N', with translation MIASVLVDIKVHQVDQTYDYRIPLVYEELIDIGMRVIVPFGRRKVMGYVLDIKAHSEYDRLKNITRLIDLSPTLTPELIRLAKDMSYRNISPLVSNLQAMLPSALKSSYTKYVTIDNKALVPSHIKSIFRQKKRIKLSEIDNTHHKDIKRLEKDGALSVVTEITQKYQKRYQDYIVLMDSSISVRGKKQQAVIDYLKNHKKVLKKTLVDVTDAPYSTLTSLQSKGIIDTLEEETYRTVDMLTKPLDKDITLNTKQEAAYHQIKEAINQYDVFLLHGVTGSGKTEIYLNLIEEVVNKGQEAIVLVPEISLTPMMMSRFRGRFKDDVAVLHSHLSIGEKYDEWRKIKRQEVHVVVGARSAVFAPFTNLGMIIIDEEHSDTYKQDSAPTYHAIDVAKMRAKTYDIPLVLGSATPQIESYYHALNGRYHLLELPERANQTTLPDVYIEDMTEEFKSGNRSILSRRLHTLIQDRLDKNEQMMLLLNRRGHSTFVMCRSCGEVIMCPNCDISLTYHERDNHLKCHYCGHETSNPSVCPSCQSTHIRYMGIGTEKVQELIEKMFPSARVIRMDRDTTTRKNSHEKLLHEFEHKGDILIGTQMIAKGLDYPNVTLVGVLAADMSLHLPDYKAIEKTFQLLTQVSGRAGRHQIQGEVVIQTYNEDHYAIQYAKRHDYIGFYKEEIAIRELSGYRPIKQLVQIIVSDQDVKKVLKIGTKIVLKIRKDALNNPQVLGPVLPKVARINNRYRAQIIIKYEEEHNIHDVLQNVYDTYHDECIIAIDRHPNLL, from the coding sequence ATGATCGCATCTGTATTAGTTGATATTAAAGTCCATCAAGTAGATCAAACGTATGATTACCGTATTCCGTTAGTTTATGAAGAACTCATAGACATTGGTATGCGTGTTATCGTACCTTTTGGACGTCGTAAAGTGATGGGGTATGTGCTTGATATTAAAGCACATTCAGAATATGATCGACTTAAAAATATCACGCGTCTAATCGACTTATCACCGACCTTAACACCTGAACTTATACGCTTAGCAAAAGACATGTCTTACCGTAATATTAGTCCCCTTGTCAGTAATTTACAGGCGATGTTGCCGAGTGCATTAAAGTCAAGTTATACCAAATATGTTACGATTGACAATAAGGCATTAGTCCCTAGTCATATCAAAAGTATTTTTAGACAAAAAAAACGGATAAAATTATCTGAAATAGACAACACACATCATAAAGATATCAAACGCTTAGAAAAAGATGGTGCATTAAGTGTCGTGACCGAAATTACACAAAAATACCAAAAGCGTTATCAAGATTATATTGTCCTAATGGATTCATCCATTTCGGTTAGAGGAAAGAAACAACAAGCTGTTATTGACTATTTAAAGAACCACAAAAAGGTGCTTAAAAAGACCTTGGTTGATGTGACAGATGCGCCTTACTCGACACTTACCTCGCTTCAATCAAAAGGCATTATTGATACCCTCGAAGAAGAAACGTATCGCACAGTCGACATGCTAACAAAACCATTAGATAAAGATATCACACTTAATACCAAGCAAGAAGCTGCTTATCATCAAATAAAAGAAGCCATCAATCAATATGATGTATTTTTACTTCATGGTGTCACAGGTAGTGGCAAAACAGAAATCTATTTAAACCTAATTGAAGAGGTTGTTAATAAAGGTCAAGAAGCTATTGTACTTGTCCCAGAAATTAGTTTAACACCAATGATGATGTCTCGTTTCCGTGGACGATTTAAAGATGATGTGGCGGTTTTGCATAGCCATCTAAGCATTGGTGAAAAGTATGATGAATGGCGAAAAATTAAACGCCAAGAAGTCCACGTTGTTGTTGGCGCAAGAAGTGCCGTATTTGCACCATTTACTAACTTAGGTATGATTATTATCGATGAAGAACATTCTGATACCTATAAACAAGATTCTGCGCCAACCTATCATGCGATTGATGTTGCTAAAATGCGTGCTAAAACCTATGATATACCGCTTGTACTCGGGAGTGCTACACCACAAATTGAAAGTTATTATCATGCCTTAAATGGGCGGTATCATTTATTAGAGTTACCTGAACGCGCTAACCAAACAACGTTGCCTGATGTCTACATTGAAGACATGACAGAAGAATTTAAATCCGGTAATCGAAGTATTTTATCGCGACGATTACATACACTTATTCAAGATAGGTTAGATAAAAACGAACAAATGATGTTATTATTAAATCGACGTGGGCACTCGACTTTTGTGATGTGCCGTAGTTGTGGTGAAGTAATTATGTGCCCTAATTGTGATATTTCGTTGACTTATCACGAACGTGATAATCATTTAAAATGTCATTATTGTGGCCATGAAACATCAAATCCTAGCGTGTGTCCAAGTTGTCAAAGTACCCATATCAGGTATATGGGGATTGGCACTGAGAAAGTACAAGAACTCATTGAAAAGATGTTTCCAAGTGCCCGTGTCATCCGTATGGATAGAGACACAACGACACGAAAAAATAGTCACGAAAAACTCTTGCATGAGTTTGAACATAAAGGGGACATACTCATCGGAACGCAAATGATTGCGAAGGGATTAGATTACCCGAATGTCACACTGGTTGGTGTATTAGCAGCGGACATGTCACTCCATTTACCAGATTACAAAGCCATTGAAAAAACATTTCAATTATTAACGCAAGTCAGCGGTCGGGCAGGGAGACATCAGATTCAAGGTGAAGTGGTGATTCAAACCTATAACGAAGATCACTATGCAATACAGTATGCCAAACGGCATGACTACATCGGCTTTTATAAAGAAGAGATTGCGATTAGAGAGTTAAGTGGTTATCGCCCAATAAAACAATTGGTCCAAATAATAGTCAGTGATCAAGACGTTAAAAAAGTCCTTAAAATAGGGACTAAAATTGTATTAAAAATACGTAAGGATGCGTTGAATAATCCACAAGTTTTAGGACCAGTTTTACCAAAAGTTGCCCGTATAAATAATCGCTATAGAGCACAAATTATAATCAAATATGAAGAAGAACATAACATTCATGATGTGTTACAAAATGTATATGATACTTACCATGATGAATGTATTATTGCAATAGACCGTCATCCAAACTTATTATAG
- a CDS encoding AAA family ATPase, with product MIKDVIFPKNKPLGYPFDIKAFNKVESLDLNHQSIIFVGDNGSGKSTLLKALAHHMKAINVSHPNQTFFTSVIPLSDQLHIATTARDHQSLFFSGEDFITYINYVKKMKVSLQSDIDTLSETYKDKNDYAKSLLLGPFKKELYALNSAFKKALETQSHGEGFLFFFKARFHDKAIYFLDEPETPLSPINQYQLLVLLYDLTQSGAQVIIATHSPILMALPNAKIYQFSEIIQKINYDDIEHVTFLRHFLNDPERFTHNL from the coding sequence ATGATTAAAGATGTCATATTTCCAAAGAATAAACCGTTAGGATATCCCTTTGATATTAAAGCGTTTAACAAGGTAGAATCGCTTGATTTGAATCATCAAAGCATTATTTTTGTTGGCGATAATGGTAGTGGGAAAAGTACATTGTTAAAAGCTTTGGCACATCATATGAAAGCTATTAATGTCAGTCATCCAAATCAAACTTTTTTTACATCAGTCATACCCTTATCTGATCAACTCCACATCGCAACCACAGCTAGAGATCATCAATCATTATTTTTTAGTGGAGAAGATTTCATTACATATATCAATTATGTGAAGAAAATGAAAGTTTCTTTACAAAGTGATATTGACACCCTTAGTGAGACCTACAAGGATAAAAATGACTATGCGAAGAGTTTACTTTTAGGGCCCTTTAAAAAAGAATTGTATGCTCTGAATAGCGCTTTTAAAAAAGCATTAGAAACACAAAGTCATGGGGAAGGGTTTTTATTTTTTTTTAAAGCACGATTTCATGATAAAGCGATCTATTTTTTAGATGAACCAGAAACCCCCTTATCCCCCATTAATCAGTATCAGTTATTGGTTTTATTATATGATTTAACACAATCAGGAGCACAAGTTATTATCGCAACCCATAGTCCGATTTTAATGGCATTGCCCAACGCGAAAATTTATCAATTTAGTGAGATCATACAAAAGATAAACTATGACGATATAGAACATGTGACATTCTTAAGACATTTTCTAAATGACCCCGAGCGTTTTACGCACAATTTGTAG
- a CDS encoding Cof-type HAD-IIB family hydrolase, with the protein MTDKIIFFDIDRTLYDPNTKSIPTSTINALKKLHEAPNVEIAIATGRAFYMLHIIEEIKEYVDIFILINGQIIIKDNETIFRNPLSDDDVERIVTIFEDNALKYGFLGEHSETLNIVDEKGKRAFELASMTVPEVNPDFYKTNRIYQMWAFCEQTDHPKYMEALDDLNVVPWLGDGFDVLSKGMNKKEGIKTILEILEIPLEQAYAFGDGENDIEMLEFIPHSVAMGNASKNAKAAAKYITTSIDENGIYEGLKMLGFIDD; encoded by the coding sequence ATGACAGATAAAATCATCTTTTTTGACATTGATCGTACACTGTATGATCCGAATACAAAATCAATCCCAACCAGTACAATAAACGCATTAAAAAAACTACATGAAGCGCCTAATGTAGAAATCGCGATTGCGACTGGTCGGGCATTTTATATGTTACACATTATTGAAGAGATAAAAGAATATGTTGATATTTTTATCCTCATTAATGGTCAAATTATTATTAAAGATAATGAGACTATTTTCCGCAATCCTTTAAGTGATGATGACGTAGAACGAATCGTGACGATATTTGAAGATAACGCGTTAAAATACGGCTTTTTAGGGGAACACTCTGAAACACTCAATATTGTTGATGAAAAAGGTAAGCGTGCGTTTGAACTCGCCAGCATGACTGTGCCAGAAGTAAATCCTGATTTTTATAAAACAAATCGGATCTATCAAATGTGGGCGTTTTGTGAACAAACTGATCATCCTAAATATATGGAGGCATTAGATGATTTGAATGTTGTCCCCTGGCTAGGTGATGGATTTGATGTTTTATCAAAAGGAATGAATAAAAAAGAAGGCATTAAAACCATCTTAGAGATTTTAGAAATCCCCCTTGAACAGGCGTATGCATTTGGTGATGGTGAAAATGATATTGAAATGTTAGAGTTCATTCCACACAGTGTTGCGATGGGGAATGCATCTAAGAACGCAAAAGCAGCCGCAAAGTATATTACCACATCAATTGATGAGAATGGGATATATGAAGGCCTTAAAATGTTAGGGTTTATCGATGATTAA
- a CDS encoding ribonuclease J — MTKSETGLKNHEVGVFALGGLGEVGKNMYCVEFQDELIVIDSGVKFPDDYLLGIDYVINDYTYLFENQDKIKALIITHGHEDHIGGITFLLRQVKIPKIYASGMAVGLIKNKLKKHRGFRSSLIEYQEHEQIVFGKLSVSFFRTNHSIPDSFGIVVHTPQGIVVHSGDFKFDFTPTGPDANYQRMAELGKEGVLCLLSDSTNSELPAFTKSETTVSENIKDIFTKIDGRVIVATFASNVHRVQQIVEASIATNRKIAVYGRSMLRTVEVGKEMGYIKAPQGTFVDMYRISKKDKRRLTIICTGSQGEPFAALSRIAAGTHRQIKIKEGDTVIFSSSPIPGNQIGVNKTINGLFKRGANVITNSPLTDTHASGHAGREEQKLLLKLLRPKFFMPIHGEYRMLKIHAQTGLMTGIKKGNEFVLDNGQVLALTSNSARVSGQVQSGNVYIDGGGIGNIGNIVIKDRNMLSKDGLLSAIVTIDEEKNTLIGKPVIISRGFIYMRENSDMTEEMSNLVKTEIEKKLKRSKSLNISQIKRHITKILNNYIYNTTERSPMVMPVVMVTNK, encoded by the coding sequence ATGACAAAAAGTGAAACAGGACTTAAAAATCATGAAGTCGGTGTTTTTGCCCTAGGTGGTCTTGGAGAAGTCGGGAAAAACATGTATTGTGTCGAATTCCAAGATGAGCTCATTGTTATTGATTCAGGTGTTAAATTTCCAGATGATTATCTACTTGGAATTGATTATGTTATCAATGATTATACTTATCTTTTTGAGAATCAAGATAAAATCAAAGCGCTCATTATCACCCATGGTCATGAAGATCATATTGGTGGGATTACATTTTTATTACGGCAAGTTAAAATCCCTAAGATATATGCTAGTGGTATGGCCGTCGGATTGATTAAAAACAAACTCAAAAAACATCGTGGGTTTAGATCTTCGTTAATTGAATATCAAGAACATGAACAAATTGTATTTGGTAAACTAAGCGTAAGTTTCTTTAGAACGAACCATAGTATTCCCGATTCATTTGGAATTGTTGTCCACACCCCACAAGGGATTGTTGTACATTCAGGTGATTTTAAATTTGATTTTACGCCAACTGGACCTGATGCCAATTATCAACGTATGGCAGAACTCGGTAAAGAAGGTGTTCTCTGTTTATTAAGTGATTCAACCAATTCAGAACTCCCTGCTTTTACCAAAAGTGAAACAACTGTCTCAGAAAATATTAAAGATATTTTCACTAAAATTGATGGTCGGGTCATCGTTGCGACCTTCGCTTCTAATGTACACCGTGTTCAACAAATTGTTGAAGCCAGCATTGCGACCAATCGTAAGATTGCAGTCTATGGTAGAAGCATGTTGAGAACCGTTGAGGTTGGTAAGGAAATGGGGTACATTAAAGCTCCACAAGGTACCTTTGTCGATATGTATCGCATCAGCAAAAAAGATAAACGTCGTTTAACGATTATTTGTACTGGAAGTCAAGGTGAACCTTTTGCAGCACTCAGCCGTATCGCTGCAGGGACACATCGTCAAATTAAAATTAAAGAAGGCGATACTGTCATCTTTAGTAGTTCACCGATCCCCGGGAATCAAATTGGTGTTAACAAAACAATTAACGGGTTATTCAAACGTGGTGCGAACGTCATTACAAACTCACCATTAACCGACACTCATGCGAGTGGACATGCAGGACGTGAAGAGCAAAAACTTTTACTAAAGTTATTGCGACCTAAGTTTTTCATGCCAATCCATGGTGAATATCGCATGCTTAAAATACATGCCCAAACTGGCTTAATGACAGGCATTAAAAAAGGCAATGAATTCGTCCTCGATAACGGACAAGTTCTCGCGCTTACCAGCAATTCAGCACGTGTCAGTGGTCAAGTACAATCAGGCAATGTGTATATTGATGGTGGTGGCATTGGTAATATAGGAAATATCGTCATTAAAGACCGTAACATGTTGAGTAAAGATGGTCTATTAAGCGCAATTGTAACAATAGATGAAGAGAAAAACACCTTAATTGGTAAACCTGTTATTATTTCAAGAGGTTTTATCTATATGCGAGAAAATAGTGACATGACAGAAGAAATGAGTAATTTAGTTAAGACAGAGATTGAGAAAAAATTAAAGCGATCAAAAAGTCTTAATATTAGTCAAATTAAACGTCACATAACGAAAATATTAAACAATTATATTTACAATACAACCGAACGTAGCCCAATGGTTATGCCCGTTGTCATGGTGACAAATAAATAA
- a CDS encoding OAM dimerization domain-containing protein, whose protein sequence is MGYDISDKTYDKTLDLTRLKPYGDTMNDGRVQLSFTLPIANDEVGEEAAKELAKTMGLIDPLVVASETVSSTFTYYVLYGELSHSIDVTKITVEKADHETLSMAEIDDLIATHFDRSLVVVGASTGTDAHTVGIDAIMNMKGYAGHYGLERYKHIDAYNLGSQVDNEVLIEEALKKEADVILISQTVTQKDVHIKNLVSFIELLEAEKLRERFIVIVGGPRISHKLAKELGFDAGFGPKKYANDVASFFVNELIKKR, encoded by the coding sequence ATGGGTTATGATATAAGTGATAAAACGTATGATAAAACATTGGACTTAACACGTCTCAAACCATATGGGGATACCATGAATGATGGACGTGTTCAGTTAAGTTTCACCTTACCAATCGCCAACGATGAAGTAGGAGAAGAAGCCGCAAAAGAACTAGCAAAGACAATGGGATTAATTGATCCTTTAGTTGTCGCAAGTGAAACAGTGTCATCAACGTTTACATATTATGTGCTGTATGGCGAATTATCCCATAGTATTGATGTGACTAAGATAACAGTTGAAAAAGCAGACCATGAAACCTTATCTATGGCAGAGATTGACGATTTAATCGCAACCCATTTTGATCGTTCATTAGTTGTTGTCGGAGCTTCTACAGGCACCGATGCGCATACGGTAGGGATTGATGCCATTATGAATATGAAAGGGTACGCAGGACATTACGGTCTTGAACGCTATAAGCACATTGATGCGTATAATCTAGGCAGTCAAGTAGACAATGAAGTCCTTATCGAAGAAGCATTAAAAAAAGAAGCAGATGTCATCTTAATTAGTCAGACAGTGACACAAAAAGATGTCCATATTAAAAACCTTGTTTCTTTTATAGAATTGCTAGAGGCAGAAAAGTTAAGAGAACGGTTTATCGTCATTGTCGGAGGTCCACGTATTTCTCATAAACTTGCCAAAGAACTAGGCTTTGATGCGGGCTTTGGTCCGAAGAAGTATGCGAACGATGTAGCAAGTTTCTTTGTCAATGAACTCATAAAAAAACGATGA
- a CDS encoding lysine 5,6-aminomutase subunit alpha translates to MSKLNLSIETIEEARQHAKKIAEDTQTFIDQYTTVSVERTVCRLLGIDGVNDIDVPYPNIVVSYIQKHGDLSLGVSRYMASLVKLTGYSPQKIAKELDQELIQLDRVEMVNDDEIMPLLHPHINASLDQIKTAKTYRSKKIEALQDPDKPLLYVIVATGNIYEDVTQAKAAARNGADVIAVIRTTGQSLLDYVPYGPTTEGFGGTYATQENFNIMRNALDDIGDELHKYIMLVNYASGLCMPEIAAMGALERLDMMLNDSLYGVLFRDINMKRTLIDQYFSRVINAYAGIIINTGEDNYLTTSDAYEEAHTVLASQFINEQFAFKALMPSHLQGLGHAFEIDPNLPNGFLYELAQAEMAREIFPDAPLKYMPPTKHMTGNIFKGYAQNTLFNIVTTTTKQRIHLLGMLTEAVHTPFMSDRYLAIDNARYIENTMKDFYQDIEFKKDGIIQSRAKDVLKDATHLLKDIDQKGLFQAIEEGTFAGIKRSRDGGKGLEGVIKKDERYVNPVLDEMKRAIKEANNGL, encoded by the coding sequence ATGAGTAAACTAAATCTTTCGATTGAAACGATAGAAGAAGCCAGACAACATGCTAAGAAAATCGCAGAAGATACGCAAACCTTTATCGATCAATATACCACAGTATCTGTTGAGCGGACTGTGTGTCGTCTATTAGGGATTGATGGTGTTAATGACATTGATGTACCCTATCCGAATATCGTTGTGTCTTATATCCAAAAACATGGTGATTTGTCCTTAGGTGTTAGTCGATATATGGCAAGTTTAGTGAAGTTAACCGGATACTCACCACAAAAAATTGCCAAGGAATTAGATCAAGAACTGATTCAATTAGACCGTGTGGAAATGGTAAACGATGATGAAATCATGCCGTTATTACACCCTCATATCAATGCGTCGTTAGATCAAATTAAAACAGCGAAAACATACCGAAGTAAGAAAATAGAGGCCTTGCAAGATCCAGATAAACCGTTACTATACGTGATTGTCGCAACGGGAAATATTTATGAAGACGTCACGCAAGCTAAAGCAGCTGCACGTAATGGCGCAGATGTGATTGCTGTAATCAGAACCACGGGCCAATCATTATTAGATTATGTACCATATGGTCCCACCACAGAAGGATTTGGGGGCACGTACGCCACACAAGAGAACTTTAACATTATGCGAAACGCACTCGATGACATTGGAGATGAGTTACATAAATACATCATGCTGGTTAACTACGCCAGTGGGTTATGTATGCCAGAGATTGCCGCAATGGGCGCATTAGAACGTCTAGATATGATGTTAAATGATTCTTTATATGGTGTGCTTTTCCGTGACATTAATATGAAACGCACACTCATTGATCAATATTTCAGTCGTGTCATTAATGCGTACGCGGGCATTATTATTAATACAGGTGAAGATAATTATTTAACCACCAGTGATGCTTATGAGGAAGCCCATACCGTTTTAGCAAGTCAGTTTATAAATGAGCAATTTGCGTTTAAAGCCTTAATGCCATCGCACTTACAAGGACTTGGCCATGCGTTTGAAATAGATCCTAACTTACCAAATGGGTTTTTATATGAGTTAGCGCAAGCCGAAATGGCGCGAGAAATCTTTCCTGATGCCCCACTAAAATATATGCCACCAACGAAACATATGACAGGCAATATTTTTAAAGGCTATGCACAAAATACATTATTTAATATCGTCACCACAACGACAAAACAACGGATTCATTTACTCGGTATGCTAACTGAAGCTGTGCATACACCATTTATGAGTGATCGCTATTTAGCTATTGATAATGCACGGTATATCGAAAATACGATGAAAGATTTTTATCAAGATATTGAATTTAAGAAGGATGGTATTATTCAATCGCGCGCAAAAGATGTCTTAAAGGATGCAACACATCTTTTGAAAGACATTGATCAAAAAGGATTATTCCAAGCGATTGAAGAAGGTACATTTGCGGGGATTAAACGATCTCGTGATGGTGGAAAAGGATTAGAAGGTGTTATTAAAAAGGATGAACGTTATGTCAATCCAGTTTTAGATGAAATGAAACGGGCGATAAAGGAGGCAAACAATGGGTTATGA
- the ablA gene encoding lysine 2,3-aminomutase encodes MTVKLYDNYTKRRMQYFPNVTDEQWHDWHWQVKNRIQTTEDLKRFMDLSDSQEHAIMNVLKTFRMAITPYYLTLINPEKGKRDPIYLQAIPQMEELHYGIHDSDDPLHEDADSVAPGLTHRYPDRVLFLITDMCSMYCRHCTRRRFAGQQDSGSKLDHVEQALAYIREHPEVNDVILSGGDALLVSDERLEYIISELRKIDHIGVIRLGSRTPVVMPQRITPKLVNMLKKYHPIWVNTHFNHYKELTEETKHALDLLADAGIPLGNQSVLLKGVNDCVHVMKKLVKRLIKLRVRPYYIYQCDLTKGIEHFRTPVSKGIEIIEGLRGHISGIAVPTFVVDAPGGGGKIPVMPNYVLSQAPGKTILRNYEGKIATYYGPTSYDNACDCEDCVAAKELTHIKRSS; translated from the coding sequence ATGACAGTAAAATTATACGATAATTACACAAAAAGACGGATGCAATATTTTCCTAATGTGACTGATGAACAGTGGCATGATTGGCATTGGCAAGTTAAAAATAGAATACAGACGACAGAAGATTTAAAACGTTTTATGGACTTGTCAGACTCACAAGAACATGCGATCATGAATGTGTTAAAAACATTTAGAATGGCAATCACCCCATATTATTTAACGTTAATTAACCCAGAAAAAGGCAAACGGGATCCAATTTACTTACAGGCTATCCCGCAAATGGAAGAACTTCATTATGGGATCCATGATTCTGATGATCCGTTACATGAAGATGCGGATAGTGTTGCCCCTGGATTAACACACAGATATCCTGATCGTGTCTTATTTCTGATTACCGATATGTGTAGTATGTATTGTCGGCACTGTACCAGACGCCGTTTTGCAGGACAACAAGATTCTGGTAGTAAACTGGATCATGTTGAACAAGCCCTTGCCTATATTCGAGAACATCCAGAAGTGAATGATGTAATCTTAAGTGGTGGGGATGCATTACTTGTCAGTGATGAACGGTTAGAATATATCATTTCAGAACTACGAAAGATTGATCATATCGGCGTTATCCGTCTTGGATCAAGAACGCCAGTTGTGATGCCACAACGCATAACCCCTAAACTCGTGAATATGTTGAAAAAGTATCATCCTATTTGGGTTAATACGCATTTCAATCATTATAAAGAGTTAACCGAAGAAACAAAACATGCCCTTGATTTACTTGCGGACGCAGGAATTCCTCTTGGTAATCAAAGTGTATTATTAAAAGGTGTCAATGATTGTGTACATGTCATGAAAAAACTGGTAAAACGGTTAATCAAACTCCGGGTAAGACCGTATTATATTTATCAATGCGACCTAACAAAAGGAATTGAACACTTCCGTACACCAGTGAGTAAAGGGATTGAAATTATTGAAGGATTACGCGGGCATATTAGTGGGATTGCTGTACCAACATTTGTTGTTGATGCGCCAGGTGGTGGCGGTAAAATTCCAGTGATGCCAAACTATGTCTTAAGCCAAGCACCAGGCAAAACAATTTTACGTAATTATGAAGGTAAAATCGCAACATACTATGGCCCAACATCATACGATAATGCTTGCGATTGCGAAGATTGTGTTGCCGCAAAAGAATTAACACATATTAAACGCAGTTCATGA
- a CDS encoding L-erythro-3,5-diaminohexanoate dehydrogenase encodes MTTCRYGTNRVIKPKGVLPQAATKLDNTMTPYPNELLITVDTLNIDSASFTQIKEACKSDKDKMKEMILEIVSNRGKMQNPVTGSGGMLLGYVKSVGKDFPTSPKVGTKIATLVSLSLTPLKIDEIIDINLKTDQVKIKGEAILFESGIYAEIPNDLNELVALAALDVAGAPAQVDKLVKPGDTVVIIGAAGKSGLLCSYQAKKSVGKDGKVIAVVNETKQIAFLEEHHVCDEIILADATDAMNVYNAIKDVAPDLADVTINVVNVNNTEMGSILSTKDDGIVYFFSMATSFTKAALGAEGVIKDVQMLIGNGYTKDHADFTLNLVKTEPKIKQLFEQIYI; translated from the coding sequence ATGACAACATGTCGGTATGGAACCAACCGTGTTATCAAGCCGAAAGGAGTCTTACCTCAAGCGGCGACGAAATTAGATAACACAATGACACCGTATCCCAATGAATTACTGATCACAGTAGATACATTAAATATTGATAGTGCATCATTTACTCAAATAAAAGAGGCCTGTAAAAGTGATAAAGATAAAATGAAAGAGATGATTTTAGAGATTGTCTCAAATCGCGGTAAAATGCAAAACCCCGTGACAGGCAGTGGTGGTATGTTGCTAGGGTATGTCAAATCAGTCGGAAAAGACTTCCCAACATCACCAAAAGTCGGCACCAAAATAGCAACCCTTGTGTCTTTATCATTAACCCCATTAAAGATTGATGAGATTATTGATATTAATTTAAAGACAGACCAAGTCAAAATCAAAGGCGAGGCGATTCTGTTTGAAAGTGGTATTTATGCTGAAATCCCTAACGACTTAAATGAACTCGTTGCCCTTGCTGCATTAGATGTTGCGGGCGCACCTGCGCAAGTAGATAAACTCGTTAAACCAGGTGATACAGTTGTTATTATCGGCGCCGCAGGAAAAAGTGGATTACTTTGTTCATATCAAGCGAAAAAAAGTGTTGGAAAAGATGGAAAAGTCATCGCCGTTGTTAATGAAACCAAACAAATCGCATTCTTAGAAGAACATCATGTATGTGATGAGATTATTTTAGCCGATGCGACTGATGCGATGAATGTCTATAACGCAATTAAAGACGTCGCGCCAGATTTAGCTGATGTTACCATCAATGTTGTTAACGTGAATAACACTGAAATGGGCTCTATTCTCAGTACAAAAGATGATGGAATCGTCTATTTCTTTAGTATGGCAACCTCCTTCACAAAAGCAGCTTTAGGCGCAGAAGGGGTAATAAAAGATGTTCAGATGTTAATCGGTAATGGGTACACAAAAGATCATGCTGACTTTACATTGAACTTAGTGAAAACAGAACCTAAAATCAAACAATTGTTTGAACAAATTTATATTTAG